Within Desulfobacter sp., the genomic segment TCTGGCCGGCTTCATTGGAGGCCTTGAGTACAAGCCCCGGGCTGGACGGTTTTCCCGCTTCAGCCCTTTGGTCGGCAGAATCCAGCAAAAAACGGATGCAATATTCGGTCAGGGCCTCCAATGGGATGCGGATGCCGTCCAGAATGGCGGTATCCAGTTCCACCTCCTCCCCCCGGGTCGACACCTCAACCGACATGTCCAGGGCCGCTGCTGTTTCCACGGCTCTATTCTTCAGCCCGCGGAACAAACCGGCCACGGACTGCATCCTGGTTTTCATCACCACCTCCTGGAATTCAGAAGTGATCATGTCAATTCTGTGCCCTGCCGCCTCAATGGACTTCATGTCCTGCCGGCCGATTCCCTGGAGCATCTGGTTCCGGCCCAGCACCAGTTCACCGGCAAGGTCCATCAGGGTGTTCAAAAGTTCGACTTTCACCGGCAACATGCCGGTATCCGATGTTTTACCTGTGTCCACGGCATTTCTCCTTGGTTATGATGACCAGCAAAAAAATGGAGGCAGACCGGCCTGAAGTTTCCGAACTACTCCACCTTTATGATTTTAACGGTATGCCCCACCCAGTTGGGGGGCAGGTAAATCCGTCCGCTATTGCCCGATGCCTTGACTTCCTTTTCAATCATTTCCTCTCCGTACACCTCAAATTTCACACGGGCCCTGGGCCTTAGTTCCGTATTTTTTTTATCCCTGTCTTCCATCATAAATTATTCCTGTTCCGGGCAAGACCAGGCAGGATATCTCCCCCTGTTATTCAGGGAGATGCGCCCTGGTATACAATGCGGTAACCCCTCCCGGCGCCCCTTCAAAACATTTCCGGCAGGACCTGTCCCCCGGATCAGCCGTAAAAGGCGCAAGCCGCACCGAGAATCCCAGATCTTCATATAATGATTTGATTTCCGATAGCCGGGGTTCTTGGAAATTCCCCCTGAACGTCCAGTCTTTGATATCCTGCTCTGTTGAAGCCATTATTTATCGATATTATAGCCTTTAAACATCTATTTTACAGCTTTAATATATCTTTTGCACTGAATTTTCAATCCCCTGCCGCCCGTTGCCTGTGACTCCCGAAGACCGTGCGGCCTCTGGTTACCCTGTGATCTCTGTTTACCATGTGGCCTTTGGTTACTGCGTGACCTCTGGTTGCCGCGTGACCTCTGGTCATTGGATAACGGGATATTTTTTCCTGTACCAGTCAACGATGCCGTGCCGGAGGTTGAATATCCGTGTGAATCCGCGGTCAATCAGAATTTTGGACGCCACCGTGCTCCTGTTCCCGGTGGCACAGTAAATGAGAATGGGATCGTCCTTCCGGGCTGAAAGCTCGGTCCACCGTTTTTGCAGTTCCTGCACGGGAATCAGCACTGCATTTTTAATCCTGGCCTGGTTAAACTCCTTGGGCGTACGGACATCCAGGATGAGGGGGGAAAAGGTCTGGATCACCTCCTGGGCATCTTTGGCCGATACGGCCCGGTAATGGGCTCCGGCATATTCAATGACCCTGATGGTACCGGCGGTATCGCCGATATAAATATCAAAAATGCCGGTCTGTTTCATCTTAAAATACGGAGACCGGCCTTGATCCGGCGCCAATTGCCCTTCAATGCCGAGTGCCGGAATGGATAACAGGACGGGCCTGCCGCTCCCCAGGTCGAATTTGATATAATCCCCCCTGAAAACCGAAAATCCGTTTCCCCTGGCCAGTTCCTCCGCATTGAGCACCCTGAATCCGTTGATCAGGGCCCCGGACACCTTATCCGCCTGTCCGGCCCAGGCTAAATTGAACAAAAGAGACAAACAGGCGGCCATCAGATATACTGAACGTCGTGCCATCCTGTTTTTCATGGGTGAATTGCCCGATGCCATAGATATCTCCACGCAAATTCATTGTAAATTTAACAAGATAAAAATTAGCACACACCTTTATAGGCTGCAAGGCCCTAGTGGACAGTCTGCACAGATTGATGCCGGGCGCACAAAAGACCGATGTCAGAGGCAATAGGTTCGGCCCCCCCGTGCCAGGGGAATAGGCGGGGCGTCGGATGGGGCCGTGTGGTACCCCAGCACCGGACAGTCCAGCCGGCCCTGAAGCTTTTTCACCTCTTTCCAATGGGTATGCACCCCCATTGGATGACCAAAACTGACTTCATGGAAAACCAGGCTGCAGCCTTCGAACCATTGGGGAAGCAACTCCTCCCTGCCCAGCACGGCATTAATGGTGTCATCCAATTTGGTATCCCCTGAAAACCCGAAGGTTTTCCCGCCGGCAGTGATTTTGAGCCCCAGGGTACCATAGGGAAGAATATGGTGGTTCCAACGCGTGGCCAGTTCCATCCCCCCCAGAACCAGTGGTCTTCCCGGCACAACGGGGGTGAACCGCACCAGGCCGTCGAAATCCGGGAAAAGCCCCAAAAACTGCTGCCGGAGCACATCGTAAACCGGTTTTGCCGTAATCAGATGAAGGGGGCGGTTAAGGGCTGCCGCCCTGGAGAGGCAGGCGGATATGCCCTGGACATGGTCTTCATGGTTGTGGGTTATGAACAGGTCGGTGATATCGTCCCAATGTACCTTTCGGGAGGCGAGGGTATGGGCGGGATATCCCCCTGGATCAATCCAGAGGACCCGTTTCCCGAAACGGACAAGGCAGGAGGATACCGTTCCTGTAAATCCGTTGCCCGTGCCCACGGGGGTGATCTCCATCTCCCGCCGCCGGGCCCTGTCCGGGGCCACGGTTCCCAGAACATCTTCCACCACCCCGTCTCCGTTAAACGGGTCAAGTTCACCTCCGTCGTATACCACCCGGCCCCGGTCAAGGATCCGGATACAATCCCGGTCAAAAAAAATGGTCACATCGCCGGTGGTATACTGGTTTTCCACTGTCGTTTTCCGGAACCACCGGCTCAGCCACCCCTTTTTCTCCACCCGGGTACAGGACGGGTCGAAAAACCAGGAAAAAGTATGGTCCAAATTGCCGTACATGACAGCCATATCTCCGGGCCGCCCCACATAAATTCGGCCCTGCCCTTCTGACACCTGGCAGTCCCAGAGCACAAATTCTTCGCCGGTGTAGTTGTCACCGGCCATGGAACCCTGCCAGGGCGGCACAACCACCAGGCCGGCGTCAATGCCGAACCTGCGGCAAAGCTTTGAGATATCCGGCATACTGCCGATACGGATCCGCCCGGCCGGGGTGGTGACAAAATCCACTGACATGCCGTTCCACACC encodes:
- a CDS encoding DUF2080 family transposase-associated protein, which gives rise to MEDRDKKNTELRPRARVKFEVYGEEMIEKEVKASGNSGRIYLPPNWVGHTVKIIKVE
- a CDS encoding rhodanese-like domain-containing protein encodes the protein MARRSVYLMAACLSLLFNLAWAGQADKVSGALINGFRVLNAEELARGNGFSVFRGDYIKFDLGSGRPVLLSIPALGIEGQLAPDQGRSPYFKMKQTGIFDIYIGDTAGTIRVIEYAGAHYRAVSAKDAQEVIQTFSPLILDVRTPKEFNQARIKNAVLIPVQELQKRWTELSARKDDPILIYCATGNRSTVASKILIDRGFTRIFNLRHGIVDWYRKKYPVIQ
- a CDS encoding MBL fold metallo-hydrolase, whose translation is MENGLMQLDPATERLVWNGMSVDFVTTPAGRIRIGSMPDISKLCRRFGIDAGLVVVPPWQGSMAGDNYTGEEFVLWDCQVSEGQGRIYVGRPGDMAVMYGNLDHTFSWFFDPSCTRVEKKGWLSRWFRKTTVENQYTTGDVTIFFDRDCIRILDRGRVVYDGGELDPFNGDGVVEDVLGTVAPDRARRREMEITPVGTGNGFTGTVSSCLVRFGKRVLWIDPGGYPAHTLASRKVHWDDITDLFITHNHEDHVQGISACLSRAAALNRPLHLITAKPVYDVLRQQFLGLFPDFDGLVRFTPVVPGRPLVLGGMELATRWNHHILPYGTLGLKITAGGKTFGFSGDTKLDDTINAVLGREELLPQWFEGCSLVFHEVSFGHPMGVHTHWKEVKKLQGRLDCPVLGYHTAPSDAPPIPLARGGRTYCL